A stretch of the Borreliella spielmanii genome encodes the following:
- the ileS gene encoding isoleucine--tRNA ligase codes for MFKKVETKANFPKIEEKILKFWNDNKIFEKSMKQREGCEEFTFYDGPPFATGLPHFGHFVPNTIKDIIPRYQTMQGKYVKRNFGWDTHGLPVEYEVEKKLGISGKYEIENYGIENFNKECKKIVLRYTEEWKNIILRLGRWVDFEKGYKTMDISFMESVWWVFKSLYNKGLIYESYYVLPYSPKLATPLSNFEVNLGEYKEVNDPSLTIKFKIKDKNEYLLAWTTTPWTLPSNLGIAVGQEIEYSKIFDKKKEEILILGSKKLNSYYDDENSYTIIEKFKGSKLKGIDYEPIFNYFLEQKDKGAFKVHTADYVTTEDGTGIVHIAPFGEEDYKILKNHTNVDIIDPLDAECKFTNRVKDFKGLFVKDADKKIIENLKLRNFLFKRENYLHRYPFCYRTNYPIIYRPISSWFVNVEKIKTKLLEVNEKINWMPAHLKKGRFGKWLENAKDWAISRNRFWGNPIPIWICSKTGKKICVGSKKELEKLSGQKIEDLHKDKVDKITWPSKDGGKFIRTSEVLDCWFESGAMPYASNHYPFTNESNFKNIFPADFIAEGLDQTRGWFYTLTILGTSLFENTAFKNVIVNGLVLSSDGRKMSKSFKNYTDPMEVINTFGADALRLYLIMSPVVKAEDLKYSDNGVRDVLKNIIIPIWNAYSFFTTYAIIDKFQPPKNLNLVKNNNLDKWIISELESLKKILNNEIDKYNLTKSIESLLEFIDKLNNWYIRRSRRRFWKSENDKDKNDAYETLYYAIKTLMILLAPFIPFITEEIYQNLKTDEDKQSIHLNDYPKANENFINKTIEEKINLARKITSMARSLRSLHNIKIRMPISTIYIVTKNQNEQNMLIEMQEIILDEINAKEMKIKSNEEDLITYKAKANFKELGKKLGKDMKTVSIKISKLKNEDIIKIINGISYEIKVDNKKYYLSLNDIILEREEKDNLKVINEESITIGIDSLITQELYLEGLTREFVRQIQNLRKEKNFDVSDRINLYIENNETLQEILNKFEKYIKTETLALNIIFNKNKLEKKINLDDNIFTTIGIEKC; via the coding sequence ATGTTTAAAAAAGTAGAAACCAAGGCAAATTTTCCTAAAATAGAAGAAAAAATATTAAAATTTTGGAATGACAATAAAATCTTTGAAAAATCAATGAAACAAAGAGAAGGGTGTGAAGAATTTACATTTTATGACGGACCGCCTTTTGCAACAGGACTTCCTCATTTTGGACATTTTGTTCCAAACACAATAAAAGATATAATTCCAAGATACCAAACAATGCAAGGTAAATATGTTAAAAGAAATTTTGGATGGGATACCCATGGACTACCTGTTGAATACGAAGTAGAAAAAAAATTGGGAATTTCTGGAAAATACGAAATAGAAAATTATGGAATTGAAAATTTTAACAAAGAATGCAAAAAAATAGTACTTAGATATACAGAAGAATGGAAAAATATAATCTTGAGGCTTGGAAGATGGGTAGATTTTGAAAAAGGCTATAAAACTATGGATATAAGCTTCATGGAATCCGTGTGGTGGGTATTTAAAAGTCTTTATAACAAAGGCTTAATCTACGAAAGTTATTATGTACTCCCCTATTCCCCAAAACTTGCAACTCCACTTTCAAACTTTGAAGTGAATCTTGGAGAATATAAAGAAGTCAATGACCCATCATTGACAATAAAATTTAAAATAAAAGATAAAAACGAATACCTACTAGCATGGACAACAACCCCTTGGACATTGCCCTCAAACCTTGGAATTGCAGTAGGACAAGAAATAGAATATTCTAAAATTTTTGACAAAAAAAAAGAAGAAATTTTAATACTTGGATCAAAAAAGCTTAATAGCTATTATGATGATGAAAATTCATATACTATTATAGAAAAATTCAAAGGAAGCAAGCTTAAAGGCATAGATTATGAACCTATCTTTAACTACTTTTTAGAGCAAAAAGATAAAGGGGCTTTTAAAGTTCACACAGCAGATTATGTTACAACTGAGGATGGTACAGGAATTGTTCACATTGCTCCTTTTGGAGAAGAAGACTACAAAATACTTAAAAACCACACAAATGTCGACATAATAGATCCCTTAGATGCTGAATGTAAATTTACAAATCGGGTAAAAGATTTTAAAGGACTTTTTGTAAAAGATGCGGATAAAAAAATAATAGAAAACCTAAAATTACGCAATTTTTTATTCAAAAGAGAAAATTATCTACACAGATATCCATTTTGTTACAGAACAAACTATCCAATTATTTACAGGCCAATAAGCTCATGGTTTGTAAATGTAGAAAAAATAAAAACCAAGCTCTTAGAAGTAAATGAAAAAATTAATTGGATGCCAGCTCATTTGAAAAAAGGAAGATTTGGAAAATGGCTAGAAAATGCAAAAGATTGGGCAATAAGTAGAAACAGATTTTGGGGAAATCCAATTCCAATTTGGATATGCTCAAAAACAGGAAAAAAAATTTGCGTTGGCTCAAAAAAAGAGCTTGAAAAGTTATCTGGTCAAAAAATCGAAGACTTACACAAAGATAAAGTAGATAAAATAACCTGGCCTAGTAAAGACGGAGGTAAATTCATTAGAACAAGCGAGGTTCTAGATTGCTGGTTTGAATCTGGAGCAATGCCTTACGCAAGTAATCACTATCCATTCACAAATGAAAGCAATTTTAAGAATATATTCCCTGCTGACTTTATTGCAGAAGGTCTAGATCAAACAAGAGGATGGTTTTATACTCTTACAATCCTAGGAACTTCTCTTTTTGAAAACACAGCATTCAAAAACGTCATTGTAAATGGACTTGTGCTTTCAAGTGATGGGAGAAAAATGTCAAAATCCTTTAAAAATTATACAGACCCAATGGAAGTAATAAACACCTTTGGGGCGGATGCTTTAAGACTTTATTTAATAATGAGTCCTGTGGTAAAGGCTGAGGATTTAAAATATAGCGACAATGGGGTAAGAGACGTTCTTAAAAATATAATAATACCCATTTGGAACGCTTATTCCTTTTTTACAACTTATGCAATAATTGACAAATTCCAACCTCCAAAAAATCTCAACTTAGTTAAAAACAATAACCTTGACAAATGGATCATAAGCGAACTTGAAAGCCTAAAAAAAATACTAAATAACGAAATAGATAAATATAATCTAACAAAATCAATAGAATCTTTACTTGAATTTATAGATAAATTAAATAATTGGTATATAAGAAGATCAAGAAGAAGATTTTGGAAATCAGAAAACGATAAAGACAAAAATGATGCCTACGAAACATTATATTATGCAATCAAAACTTTAATGATTTTATTAGCTCCCTTTATTCCATTTATAACAGAAGAGATTTATCAAAATTTAAAAACCGATGAGGACAAACAATCAATACACCTTAACGATTATCCTAAAGCAAATGAAAATTTCATCAACAAAACAATTGAAGAGAAAATAAATCTTGCAAGAAAAATAACTTCAATGGCAAGATCACTCAGATCATTACATAATATAAAAATACGTATGCCTATTAGTACAATATACATTGTCACAAAAAATCAAAATGAACAAAATATGCTAATAGAAATGCAAGAAATAATATTAGATGAAATAAATGCAAAAGAAATGAAAATAAAATCTAACGAAGAAGATCTCATAACTTACAAAGCAAAAGCAAACTTTAAAGAACTTGGGAAAAAGCTTGGAAAAGATATGAAAACGGTATCTATTAAGATTAGCAAGCTAAAAAACGAAGACATAATAAAAATAATAAATGGAATATCTTATGAAATAAAAGTAGATAATAAAAAGTATTACTTATCATTAAATGATATAATATTAGAAAGAGAAGAAAAAGATAACTTAAAAGTAATAAATGAAGAGTCTATTACAATAGGAATAGACTCGTTAATAACACAAGAATTATACTTAGAAGGGCTTACAAGAGAATTTGTAAGACAAATCCAAAATTTAAGAAAAGAAAAAAATTTTGATGTTAGCGATAGAATAAACTTATACATAGAAAATAATGAAACATTACAAGAAATACTAAATAAATTTGAAAAATATATTAAAACCGAAACATTAGCCTTAAATATTATATTTAATAAAAACAAGCTAGAAAAAAAAATAAACCTTGACGACAACATATTCACAACAATAGGAATTGAAAAATGTTAA